Proteins co-encoded in one Balearica regulorum gibbericeps isolate bBalReg1 chromosome 16, bBalReg1.pri, whole genome shotgun sequence genomic window:
- the TPX2 gene encoding targeting protein for Xklp2 isoform X2: MSHPESRYSFDVPNPCINFATLSDDDVHNADSWFDQKANLENVPPAENLAKVSQDSPAFSKPDIILSSVTSQGITMSESHGKGDGEAECVQASVAPQNIVGSLTSWRAAAPAEASQRPGRRQATKQKKTQQHKQPARIKAERNANALVNKEEVPPLKKMRISSSREKLTEVATKREPLQNPDLSPGRGKSKLTVPSTPTMLKRTNLSGKVKSTEEQELEKMQQLQREVMELRKKNEESLKAAIAGAGQPVKRHVGQVTKPIDFHFCTENRIKQHVESQPGSEYKELDFAAVLRKHPPSPGRMPKGPTVPKPFNLSQGNKRKLEETTSEYVSLAEQVEAFQKRTPSRYHLRSRKSDEGPVPGKLMKARLTHPKTPVLLTKQRFRPATCKTTAELEAEEIEKIQQYKFKARELDHKIFEGGPLLPKKQPVKELTQPIGFELEIEKRIQERESKKQQEEEHFEFHSRPCPTKILEDVVGVPEKKALPVTVPKSPVFTLKSRTRMPGKDEEKEKEVLPVIKANPMPHYGVPFKPKMPEQRHVEVCPFSFDARDRERQIQKEKKIEELQKEEVPKFKALPLPYFDHVKLPEKKVKNPTQPEPFNLQIDERGAAKLQTWKQQLEEDLKRQKEAAHFKARPNTVVYQEPFVPKKENKLLSVPESFELATEKRAKERQEFEKRLATIEAVKERHQEQVRQQKEEREKEEVAKLRQEMVHKANPIRKYRSVEVKPSDQPLTMPKSPNFSDRFRC, translated from the exons ATGTCTCACCCAGAATCTCGCTATTCCTTTGATGTCCCAAACCCTTGCATCAATTTTGCGACTCTAAGTGATGATGATGTACACAATGCAGACTCCTGGTTTG ACCAAAAAGCAAATCTGGAGAATGTCCCTCCTGCAGAAAATCTGGCAAAGGTCTCACAGGACAGCCCTGCTTTTTCAAAGCCTGATATTATTCTGTCTTCTGTCACATCGCAAGGAATAACAATGA GTGAAAGCCATGGCAAAGGTGACGGTGAAGCAGAATGCGTGCAGGCCAGTGTGGCTCCTCAGAATATTGTTGGATCCCTGACAagctggagagctgctgctcctgcagaggCCTCTCAAAG ACCAGGTAGAAGACAGgctacaaagcagaaaaaaacacagcaacacaAACAGCCAGCTAGAatcaaagcagagagaaacGCTAATGCCTTGGTTAATAAAGAAGAGGTTCCAcccctgaaaaaaatgagaat TTCtagcagcagagagaagctgaCAGAAGTAGCCACGAAGAGAGAGCCCCTGCAGAATCCTGACCTCTccccagggagagggaaaagcaaacTGACCGTGCCCTCCACGCCAACAATGTTAAA GAGAACCAATCTTTCTGGCAAAGTGAAGAGTAcggaggagcaggagctggaaaagATGCAGCAGTTGCAGCGGGAGGTTATGGAGCTGCGGAAGAAGAACGAGGAGTCTCTGAAAGCAGCTATTGCTGGAGCAG GACAACCCGTGAAGAGACATGTTGGTCAAGTAACAAAGCCAATTGACTTCCACTTCTGCACGGAGAATAGAATTAAACAGCACGTGGAAAGCCAGCCTGGGAGTGAGTACAAGGAACTGGATTTTGCAGCAGTACTGAGAAAGCATCCTCCTTCTCCG gggCGAATGCCAAAGGGACCCACTGTCCCCAAACCGTTCAATCTGTCccagggaaacaaaagaaaacttgaagAAACCACATCAGAATACGTGTCCCTTGCAGAGCAGGTAGAAGCATTCCAAAAACGCACACCCTCTCGTTACCATTTGAGGAGCAGAAAGTCTGATGAAG GCCCAGTTCCAGGAAAGCTGATGAAGGCTCGGCTTACACACCCTAAAACACCAGTGCTTCTAACAAAGCAGCGCTTCAGACCTGCCACCTGCAAAACTACAGCAGAGttagaagcagaggaaattgagAAAATTCAACA GTACAAATTCAAAGCACGAGAACTTGATCACAAAATCTTTGAGGGTGGACCACTCCTGCCTAAGAAACAGCCTGTGAAGGAACTCACGCAACCCATTGGCTTTGAGttggaaatagaaaaaaggatTCAGGAGCGTGAGagtaagaagcagcaggaggaagagcacTTTGAATTCCATTCTAGGCCATGTCCAACAAAAATCCTGGAGGATGTTGTG GGCGTTCCAGAGAAGAAAGCGCTTCCTGTCACAGTCCCCAAGTCTCCAGTCTTCACCTTGAAAAGCAGAACCCGAATGCCTggcaaagatgaagaaaag GAAAAAGAGGTGCTCCCTGTGATCAAAGCTAACCCTATGCCTCATTACGGAGTGCCTTTCAAACCTAAAATGCCAGAGCAGAGGCATGTGGAAGTTTGCCCCTTCTCTTTCGATGCTCGTGACAGAGAGCGGcaaatacagaaagagaaaaaaatagaagaattgCAGAAGGAAGAG gtgcCAAAGTTCAAAGCACTACCTCTGCCTTACTTTGACCATGTTAAGCTGCCAGAAAAGAAGGTCAAAAACCCAACTCAGCCTGAACCGTTCAATCTGCAGATTGATGAACGGGGAGCTGCCAAGCTACAGACCTGGAAACAGCAG CTTGAAGAAGatttgaaaaggcagaaagaggcAGCACATTTTAAAGCTCGTCCCAACACAGTGGTGTACCAGGAGCCTTTTGtgccaaaaaaggaaaataagctgTTATCAG TTCCTGAAAGCTTTGAGCtggcaacagaaaaaagagcTAAAGAGCGGCAAGAATTTGAAAAACGATTGGCAACTATAGAAGCCGTAAAGGAGAGGCATCAAGAGCAGGTCAGACAGCAAAAAGAGGAGCgtgaaaaggaagaagttgcTAAGCTAAGACAAGAGATG gttcACAAGGCAAACCCAATACGCAAATACCGCAGCGTAGAGGTGAAGCCCAGTGACCAGCCACTGACTATGCCGAAGTCTCCCAACTTCTCAGATAGATTTCGGTGCTGA
- the TPX2 gene encoding targeting protein for Xklp2 isoform X1, which produces MSHPESRYSFDVPNPCINFATLSDDDVHNADSWFDQKANLENVPPAENLAKVSQDSPAFSKPDIILSSVTSQGITMSESHGKGDGEAECVQASVAPQNIVGSLTSWRAAAPAEASQRPGRRQATKQKKTQQHKQPARIKAERNANALVNKEEVPPLKKMRISSSREKLTEVATKREPLQNPDLSPGRGKSKLTVPSTPTMLKRTNLSGKVKSTEEQELEKMQQLQREVMELRKKNEESLKAAIAGAGQPVKRHVGQVTKPIDFHFCTENRIKQHVESQPGSEYKELDFAAVLRKHPPSPGRMPKGPTVPKPFNLSQGNKRKLEETTSEYVSLAEQVEAFQKRTPSRYHLRSRKSDEGPVPGKLMKARLTHPKTPVLLTKQRFRPATCKTTAELEAEEIEKIQQYKFKARELDHKIFEGGPLLPKKQPVKELTQPIGFELEIEKRIQERESKKQQEEEHFEFHSRPCPTKILEDVVGVPEKKALPVTVPKSPVFTLKSRTRMPGKDEEKEKEVLPVIKANPMPHYGVPFKPKMPEQRHVEVCPFSFDARDRERQIQKEKKIEELQKEEVPKFKALPLPYFDHVKLPEKKVKNPTQPEPFNLQIDERGAAKLQTWKQQLEEDLKRQKEAAHFKARPNTVVYQEPFVPKKENKLLSESLSGSAVPESFELATEKRAKERQEFEKRLATIEAVKERHQEQVRQQKEEREKEEVAKLRQEMVHKANPIRKYRSVEVKPSDQPLTMPKSPNFSDRFRC; this is translated from the exons ATGTCTCACCCAGAATCTCGCTATTCCTTTGATGTCCCAAACCCTTGCATCAATTTTGCGACTCTAAGTGATGATGATGTACACAATGCAGACTCCTGGTTTG ACCAAAAAGCAAATCTGGAGAATGTCCCTCCTGCAGAAAATCTGGCAAAGGTCTCACAGGACAGCCCTGCTTTTTCAAAGCCTGATATTATTCTGTCTTCTGTCACATCGCAAGGAATAACAATGA GTGAAAGCCATGGCAAAGGTGACGGTGAAGCAGAATGCGTGCAGGCCAGTGTGGCTCCTCAGAATATTGTTGGATCCCTGACAagctggagagctgctgctcctgcagaggCCTCTCAAAG ACCAGGTAGAAGACAGgctacaaagcagaaaaaaacacagcaacacaAACAGCCAGCTAGAatcaaagcagagagaaacGCTAATGCCTTGGTTAATAAAGAAGAGGTTCCAcccctgaaaaaaatgagaat TTCtagcagcagagagaagctgaCAGAAGTAGCCACGAAGAGAGAGCCCCTGCAGAATCCTGACCTCTccccagggagagggaaaagcaaacTGACCGTGCCCTCCACGCCAACAATGTTAAA GAGAACCAATCTTTCTGGCAAAGTGAAGAGTAcggaggagcaggagctggaaaagATGCAGCAGTTGCAGCGGGAGGTTATGGAGCTGCGGAAGAAGAACGAGGAGTCTCTGAAAGCAGCTATTGCTGGAGCAG GACAACCCGTGAAGAGACATGTTGGTCAAGTAACAAAGCCAATTGACTTCCACTTCTGCACGGAGAATAGAATTAAACAGCACGTGGAAAGCCAGCCTGGGAGTGAGTACAAGGAACTGGATTTTGCAGCAGTACTGAGAAAGCATCCTCCTTCTCCG gggCGAATGCCAAAGGGACCCACTGTCCCCAAACCGTTCAATCTGTCccagggaaacaaaagaaaacttgaagAAACCACATCAGAATACGTGTCCCTTGCAGAGCAGGTAGAAGCATTCCAAAAACGCACACCCTCTCGTTACCATTTGAGGAGCAGAAAGTCTGATGAAG GCCCAGTTCCAGGAAAGCTGATGAAGGCTCGGCTTACACACCCTAAAACACCAGTGCTTCTAACAAAGCAGCGCTTCAGACCTGCCACCTGCAAAACTACAGCAGAGttagaagcagaggaaattgagAAAATTCAACA GTACAAATTCAAAGCACGAGAACTTGATCACAAAATCTTTGAGGGTGGACCACTCCTGCCTAAGAAACAGCCTGTGAAGGAACTCACGCAACCCATTGGCTTTGAGttggaaatagaaaaaaggatTCAGGAGCGTGAGagtaagaagcagcaggaggaagagcacTTTGAATTCCATTCTAGGCCATGTCCAACAAAAATCCTGGAGGATGTTGTG GGCGTTCCAGAGAAGAAAGCGCTTCCTGTCACAGTCCCCAAGTCTCCAGTCTTCACCTTGAAAAGCAGAACCCGAATGCCTggcaaagatgaagaaaag GAAAAAGAGGTGCTCCCTGTGATCAAAGCTAACCCTATGCCTCATTACGGAGTGCCTTTCAAACCTAAAATGCCAGAGCAGAGGCATGTGGAAGTTTGCCCCTTCTCTTTCGATGCTCGTGACAGAGAGCGGcaaatacagaaagagaaaaaaatagaagaattgCAGAAGGAAGAG gtgcCAAAGTTCAAAGCACTACCTCTGCCTTACTTTGACCATGTTAAGCTGCCAGAAAAGAAGGTCAAAAACCCAACTCAGCCTGAACCGTTCAATCTGCAGATTGATGAACGGGGAGCTGCCAAGCTACAGACCTGGAAACAGCAG CTTGAAGAAGatttgaaaaggcagaaagaggcAGCACATTTTAAAGCTCGTCCCAACACAGTGGTGTACCAGGAGCCTTTTGtgccaaaaaaggaaaataagctgTTATCAG AGAGCCTTTCTGGTTCTGCAGTTCCTGAAAGCTTTGAGCtggcaacagaaaaaagagcTAAAGAGCGGCAAGAATTTGAAAAACGATTGGCAACTATAGAAGCCGTAAAGGAGAGGCATCAAGAGCAGGTCAGACAGCAAAAAGAGGAGCgtgaaaaggaagaagttgcTAAGCTAAGACAAGAGATG gttcACAAGGCAAACCCAATACGCAAATACCGCAGCGTAGAGGTGAAGCCCAGTGACCAGCCACTGACTATGCCGAAGTCTCCCAACTTCTCAGATAGATTTCGGTGCTGA